The Vibrio crassostreae genomic interval GATGCCTGTTGGTTCTAAGTGGAAGCTATACATCCCTCAAGATCTAGCATACGGTGAGCGTGGCGCAGGTGCTGCAATCCCACCATTTGCTGCTCTAGTATTTGAAGTAGAACTTCTAGCAATTCTTTAATTTTTATAAAAACCTATAGTAAAACAAAATACTATAGGCAAATAAAATTGAAATAATCCAACGGCGATGTGACTACATCGCCGTTTTTCGTTTATAGTGAAAGAGTAAATTACTTTATTACTTAAGGACGAATAATGAAGAAAGTACTCATCACAGTTTTAAGCAGCCTTGCTGTTGTCTCTTGCGCTAGCACTAGTGACTCTGAACAAACCAGTTCATCATCAGATACTAACTATTCCCAACTATCCCAAACTGCACTAATGGCAGCAGTGAATATGTGGTCTCAACAAAACGAAACAACGCCGCTTGCAGATACCGTTGCCGACCAAGCTTCTGTTACCAGCGATCAAGCTATTGGCGGTATCGGTTCAATGTTGGCTCTTGCTCAAAACTCTCTTGGCACTGCTGACAACAAAGAACTTACAACGCTGATTCCTGGCATGTCGACTCTTGAGTCTACGGGGCTATCATCACTACTAAACTCACAAGGCGCAGTTGAAAGTGCCTTTTCTAGTTTAGGTATGGATCCATCGATGGTATCAACGTTTGCACCAATCATTCTGCAAACACTGCAATCTCAAGGCGCAACAAGCGGCTTGATGGATTCACTTGCAGCTATATGGCAATAACCGTTAGTTATTAATAGCTAGCTTAAGAATTTGATAAGGGCACTTCGGTGCTCTTTTTTATGCGTGGAAGAAAAGATATTTGAGATACGAGATACGAGATACGAGATACGAGATACGAGATACGAGATACGAGATACGAGATACGAGATACGAGATACGAGATACGAGATACGAGATACGAGATACGAGATACGAGATACGAGATACGAGATACGAGATACGAGATACGAGATACGAGATACGAGATACGAGATATTTTTGAAAAATGGAGCAGATAAGACAAGCAAAAATGCCAAACATCGTGGTGCAATTACTTAGTATAGATTTCCTTATTCTACAGATACAAAAAAGCCGAGCTAATGCTCGGCTTTTGTATTAAGAATCTAGTATAGATTACTCAGCAGCTTCTTCAGCAGCTGGGCGGTCTACAAGCTCAATGTAAGCCATTGGAGCTTTATCACCAGTACGGAAACCACATTTAAGAATGCGAGTGTAACCACCTTGGCGAGCCGCGAAACGCGGGCCTAGTTCATTAAATAGTTTTGCTACAACTTCGTTATCACGAGTGCGAGCAAATGCAAGACGACGGTTAGCAACACTGTCTGTCTTAGCTAGGGTAATCAATGGCTCAATTACGCGACGTAGTTCTTTTGCTTTAGGCACGGTAGTTTTAATAACTTCGTGACGAACAAGAGAGCTAGCCATGTTGCTGAACATCGCTTTGCGATGACTGCTGTTGCGGTTGAGTTGACGACCACTTTTACGATGGCGCATGACCTAATCCTTCTAACTTTTCGATTAATCTTCAGCGATTGACGCTGGTGGCCAGTTTTCTAGACGCATGCCTAGAGAAAGACCACGTGAAGCAAGCACATCTTTAATCTCTGTAAGAGATTTCTTACCAAGGTTTGGCGTTTTAAGTAGCTCAACCTCAGTGCGCTGTACAAGATCACCGATGTAGTGAATCGCTTCTGCTTTCAAACAGTTAGCAGAGCGAACTGTTAGTTCAAGATCGTCTACAGGACGTAGTAGGATAGGATCGAATTCTGGCTTCTCTTCCTTCTCCTCAGGTACACGTACATCACGAAGATCTACGAACGCATCCAGTTGTTCAGCTAAAATAGTAGCTGCACGACGGATTGCTTCCTCAGGTTCTAGAGTACCGTTCGTTTCCATATCGATAACAAGCTTGTCTAAATCAGTACGTTGCTCTACACGTGCCGCTTCTACAGCGTAAGCGATTTTATCAACCGGGCTGTAAGTAGCGTCAACTAGTAGACGACCGATAGGACGCTCATCTTCTTCAGTATGGATGCGAGCTGAAGCTGGAACGTAACCACGACCACGTTCTACTTTGATACGCATAGCGATCTCAGCATTGTCATCCGTTAGGTGACAAATTACGTGCTCAGGGTTAGCGATCTCTACATCACCATCGTGGGTGATGTCACCTGCAACAACAGGGCCTGAGCCTGATTTGTTCAGTGTAATAAACACTTCATCTTTGCCTTCAGCAACGCGTACAGCCAAACCTTTAAGGTTTAGAAGGATTTCCAGGATATCTTCCTGAACGCCTTCTTTAGTGCTGTATTCGTGTAGCACACCTTCAATTTCAACTTCTGTTACGGCACAACCCGGCATAGAAGATAGAAGAATGCGGCGAAGAGCATTACCTAGAGTGTGGCCGAAACCGCGCTCTAATGGCTCAAGAGTTACTTTCGCGTGTGTCGTATTGATCTGTTCAATGTCAACAAGACGCGGCTTAAGAAATTCTGTTACAGAACCCTGCATTGTGTCCTCTCTTTTTTTAACCTTACTTAGAGTAAAGTTCGACGATCAAGTGTTCATTGATGTCAGCTGATAGGTCAGAACGCTCAGGCATACGCTTGAATGTACCTTCCATTTTGCCAGCATCTACTTCAATCCAAGTTGGCTTTTCACGTTGTTCAGCAACTTCTAGAGCCGCTTTAATACGAGATTGCTGTTTAGCTTTCTCGCGGATAGAAACAACGTCGTTTGCCGCTACTTTGAAAGAAGGAACGTTTACAACTTTACCGTTAACTAGGATAGACTTGTGGCTAACTAGTTGACGAGATTCAGCACGAGTAGCGCCAAAGCCCATACGGTAAACTACGTTATCAAGACGACCTTCAAGAAGCTGAAGCAGGTTTGCACCTGTGTTGCCTTTAAGACGTGCAGCTTCTTTGTAGTAGTTGCGGAATTGTTTTTCTAGAACGCCGTAGATACGACGAACTTTTTGCTTCTCACGAAGCTGAACGCCATACTCAGATAGACGACCGCGACGAGCGCCGTGTACACCTGGTGCGTTATCAATTTTACACTTGGTATCGATCGCACGGACACCAGACTTAAGGAATAAGTCAGTACCTTCGCGACGGCTAAGCTTCAGCTTAGGACCCAAATATCTTGCCATGATCTTTCTCCAATATTCCTAGAAACGAAACTTAAACGCGACGTTTCTTAGGTGGACGACAACCGTTATGAGGGATTGGTGTCGCATCAACAATGTTAGTGATACGGAAACCAGCAGCGTTCAGTGCACGAACAGTAGATTCGCGACCTGGACCTGGACCCTTAACCATAACTTCCAAGTTCTTTAGGCCATATTCTTTAGCCATTTCACCACAACGCTCAGCTGCAACTTGTGCTGCGAACGGAGTAGATTTACGAGAACCACGGAAACCTGAACCACCTGCTGTAGCCCATGCAAGAGCGTTGCCTTGACGGTCAGTGATAGTTACGATTGTGTTGTTGAAAGAAGCATGAATGTGCGCTACGCCATCAGCTACTTGCTTGCGTACGCGCTTACGCGCGCGAGTTGGTTGTTTTGCCATTGTACTCTACCTTATCCGACTATTTCTTGATCGGCTTGCGCGGACCCTTACGGGTGCGAGCGTTGGTTTTAGTACGCTGTCCACGTAGTGGTAGACTGCGACGATGACGAAGACCGCGGTAACAGCCAAGGTCCATAAGACGCTTGATGTTCATCGATACTTCACGACGTAGATCACCTTCTACAGTGTACTTAGCTACACCATCACGCAGTTGATCGATCTGCTCTTCAGTTAGTTCACTGATCTTAGCATCTTCAGCAATACCCACTTCAGCTAGAATAGCTTGAGAGCGAGTTTTACCGATACCGTAGATTGCAGTAAGTGCAATTACAGAATGCTTATGATCAGGAATGTTAATGCCGGCTATACGGGCCATTATTCACTCCTAAGGGGTTCATAAAAGAATTATCCGCAGCAAAGCCCGTTATGGATACGCTGCGGCATACTACTTCTTTTGCACGCAAAAGGTAGGCCGAGGAATATACTCGACTCTACCTTGTATTTCAAGTAAAAATTTCTGCTAATTAGCCTTGGCGTTGCTTATGCTTTGGCTCACTGCAAATCACGCGAACGACACCGTTACGCTTGATAACTTTACAGTTACGGCAGATTTTTTTAACGGAAGCACGAACTTTCATTGCTAAACTCCGTAAATGGAATCGAAATAATTACCACCGAATTAACGGCCGTAACCTTTCAGATTCGCTTTCTTTAACACAGAATCATACTGTTGTGACATCAGATGAGTCTGTACCTGTGCCATGAAATCCATGATAACTACCACTACGATTAGTAGTGATGTGCCGCCGAAGTAGAAACGAACGTTCCACGCGACCATCATGAACTCAGGAATCAGACATATAAAAGTAATGTATAGAGCGCCCGCAAGGGTTAGTCTAGTCATCACTTTATCGATATATTTCGCTGTCTGCTCACCTGGGCGGATACCGGGTACGAATGCACCAGACTTCTTCAAGTTATCAGCTGTTTCACGTGGGTTAAACACCAACGCTGTATAGAAGAAACAGAAGAAGATTATAGCTGCTGCATAAAGCATTACATACAAAGGTTGACCTGGGCTAAGAGCTAATGACACGTCAGTTAACCAACCGAACGCGCTGCTTTCACCATTTTGACCAAACCACTGTGCTAATGTTCCTGGGAACAAAATAATACTCGATGCAAAAATCGCTGGAATAACACCTGCCATATTAATCTTAAGAGGCAAGTGAGAGCTTTGTGCTGCAAAAACTTTACGACCTTGTTGACGTTTCGCATAGTTAACGACGATACGACGTTGACCACGCTCCATGAAAACTACGAAGTAAATAACAGCAAAAGACAATACAGCAATCAACAGCAGAAGAAGCACATGCAATTCACCTTGACGCGCTTGCTCGATTGTTTGACCGATTGCAGAAGGCAATCCAGCAACAATACCTGCAAAAATCAGAATGGAAATACCATTACCGATTCCTCGCTCAGTGATTTGTTCACCTAACCACATTAAGAACATGGTACCAGTTACTAAACTCACGGTAGCAATAAGCGTAAACATGGTTTGGTTGATAACAACCAGATTGTCGACCATGTTTGGTAAGCCTGTTGCGATACCAATAGCTTGGAATGTTGCAAGTACAAGCGTGCCGTAGCGTGTATATTGGCTTATCTTACGACGGCCTGCTTCACCCTCTTTCTTGAGTTCCGCTAACGCTGGATGAACTACAGTTAGCAATTGGACTACGATCGATGCCGAAATGTACGGCATGATACCCAATGCTAATATAGATGCACGCTCAAGAGCACCACCGGAGAACATGTTAAACATTTCAACGATGGTACCTTTTTGCTGATCGAACAAATCGGCAAGTACAGCTGCGTCAATACCAGGGATCGGCACAAAAGAGCCGGCTCGGAATACTAAAAGTGCACCAATTACGAATAATAAGCGCGACTTTAGTTCACTTAAGCCGCTCTGAGCACTACGAAAATCTTGTCCTGGTTTCTTAGCCATCTGTACCTCGTTCCTCGAGATTATTCCTCGATTTTACCGCCTGCAGCTTCGATTGCAGCTTTAGCGCCTTTAGTCACGCGTAGACCTTTAACAGTCACAGCTTTGCTTAGGTCACCAGAAAGAACGATCTTAACAAATTCGATGTTCTTAGTGATAACGTTAGCAGCTTTAAGGCTGTTAAGATCAACTACGTCACCTGTTACTTTCGCTAGCTCAGCTAGACGAACTTCAGCAGACACTAGGCTCTTACGAGAAGTGAAACCGAATTTAGGTAGACGTTGTTTTAGAGGCATTTGACCGCCTTCAAAACCTGGACGAACAGAGCCGCCAGAACGTGACTTTTGACCTTTGTGACCGCGGCCACCTGTTTTACCAAGGCCAGAACCGATACCACGACCTACACGCTTCTTAGAAGGTTTAGAGCCAGCAGCCGGTGATAGAGTATTCAAACGCATTCTGATTACTCCTCAATCTTAACCATGTAGTAAACCTTGTTGATCATACCGCGTACGCACGGAGTATCTTCAAGTTCTACTGTA includes:
- a CDS encoding DUF2780 domain-containing protein, translating into MKKVLITVLSSLAVVSCASTSDSEQTSSSSDTNYSQLSQTALMAAVNMWSQQNETTPLADTVADQASVTSDQAIGGIGSMLALAQNSLGTADNKELTTLIPGMSTLESTGLSSLLNSQGAVESAFSSLGMDPSMVSTFAPIILQTLQSQGATSGLMDSLAAIWQ
- the rplQ gene encoding 50S ribosomal protein L17, producing MRHRKSGRQLNRNSSHRKAMFSNMASSLVRHEVIKTTVPKAKELRRVIEPLITLAKTDSVANRRLAFARTRDNEVVAKLFNELGPRFAARQGGYTRILKCGFRTGDKAPMAYIELVDRPAAEEAAE
- a CDS encoding DNA-directed RNA polymerase subunit alpha, translated to MQGSVTEFLKPRLVDIEQINTTHAKVTLEPLERGFGHTLGNALRRILLSSMPGCAVTEVEIEGVLHEYSTKEGVQEDILEILLNLKGLAVRVAEGKDEVFITLNKSGSGPVVAGDITHDGDVEIANPEHVICHLTDDNAEIAMRIKVERGRGYVPASARIHTEEDERPIGRLLVDATYSPVDKIAYAVEAARVEQRTDLDKLVIDMETNGTLEPEEAIRRAATILAEQLDAFVDLRDVRVPEEKEEKPEFDPILLRPVDDLELTVRSANCLKAEAIHYIGDLVQRTEVELLKTPNLGKKSLTEIKDVLASRGLSLGMRLENWPPASIAED
- the rpsD gene encoding 30S ribosomal protein S4; protein product: MARYLGPKLKLSRREGTDLFLKSGVRAIDTKCKIDNAPGVHGARRGRLSEYGVQLREKQKVRRIYGVLEKQFRNYYKEAARLKGNTGANLLQLLEGRLDNVVYRMGFGATRAESRQLVSHKSILVNGKVVNVPSFKVAANDVVSIREKAKQQSRIKAALEVAEQREKPTWIEVDAGKMEGTFKRMPERSDLSADINEHLIVELYSK
- the rpsK gene encoding 30S ribosomal protein S11 translates to MAKQPTRARKRVRKQVADGVAHIHASFNNTIVTITDRQGNALAWATAGGSGFRGSRKSTPFAAQVAAERCGEMAKEYGLKNLEVMVKGPGPGRESTVRALNAAGFRITNIVDATPIPHNGCRPPKKRRV
- the rpsM gene encoding 30S ribosomal protein S13, with translation MARIAGINIPDHKHSVIALTAIYGIGKTRSQAILAEVGIAEDAKISELTEEQIDQLRDGVAKYTVEGDLRREVSMNIKRLMDLGCYRGLRHRRSLPLRGQRTKTNARTRKGPRKPIKK
- the rpmJ gene encoding 50S ribosomal protein L36, with translation MKVRASVKKICRNCKVIKRNGVVRVICSEPKHKQRQG
- the secY gene encoding preprotein translocase subunit SecY translates to MAKKPGQDFRSAQSGLSELKSRLLFVIGALLVFRAGSFVPIPGIDAAVLADLFDQQKGTIVEMFNMFSGGALERASILALGIMPYISASIVVQLLTVVHPALAELKKEGEAGRRKISQYTRYGTLVLATFQAIGIATGLPNMVDNLVVINQTMFTLIATVSLVTGTMFLMWLGEQITERGIGNGISILIFAGIVAGLPSAIGQTIEQARQGELHVLLLLLIAVLSFAVIYFVVFMERGQRRIVVNYAKRQQGRKVFAAQSSHLPLKINMAGVIPAIFASSIILFPGTLAQWFGQNGESSAFGWLTDVSLALSPGQPLYVMLYAAAIIFFCFFYTALVFNPRETADNLKKSGAFVPGIRPGEQTAKYIDKVMTRLTLAGALYITFICLIPEFMMVAWNVRFYFGGTSLLIVVVVIMDFMAQVQTHLMSQQYDSVLKKANLKGYGR
- the rplO gene encoding 50S ribosomal protein L15: MRLNTLSPAAGSKPSKKRVGRGIGSGLGKTGGRGHKGQKSRSGGSVRPGFEGGQMPLKQRLPKFGFTSRKSLVSAEVRLAELAKVTGDVVDLNSLKAANVITKNIEFVKIVLSGDLSKAVTVKGLRVTKGAKAAIEAAGGKIEE